The Planktothrix tepida PCC 9214 genome has a segment encoding these proteins:
- the dnaG gene encoding DNA primase has product MLTPRIHPDTIEDVKERADIYDVVSEKVVLKRRGKDFVGLCPFHEEKTPSFTVSPTKQMFYCFGCGAAGNSLKFIMDLEKRSFSEVVLELAKRYQIPVKTLEPEKRQELQRQISLREQLYEILAIATSFYQHALRQPEGLQALDYLKLKRQIKEDTIQYFQLGYAPQGWETLYDYLVEQKHFPAELVEQAGLIVPRKTGNGYYDRFRDRLMIPIQDSQGRVIGFGGRSLGDELPKYLNSPETELFDKGKTLFALDKAKNAISKQDLAIVVEGYFDAIALHRAGIENVVASLGTALSLNQVRQLVRYTESKQIILNFDADAAGNKAAERAIGEIEDLAYQGYINLRILNIPSGKDPDEFLIYNSAEDYQKLVLNSPSWIEWQIQRLLIGKSLETVAQSQQVSKVMVELLRKIDNGIQRTHYIQYCAELLSQGQSRLVPLFAKNLQTQVNKPYSDHEKQKVSSDLLTLNSERSLLEEAEVKLLRIYLHCPEYRLTIQDALEARDLQFSLAHHRFLWREITKIEEIAEKDLDSVDLILELQQVCLQENQPTKQFYHLFYLDEHTEIDIRRARLVIRSSVASIETVICQKRRDMALKLWQETDVGKEQNLAQKYYQQIDAETKWMWELKRIRDTQFDDLISVPLGGINFN; this is encoded by the coding sequence ATGCTGACTCCCCGAATTCATCCCGATACCATAGAGGACGTTAAAGAACGCGCTGATATTTATGATGTTGTTTCCGAGAAAGTGGTCTTGAAACGACGGGGAAAAGATTTTGTGGGGTTGTGTCCCTTTCATGAAGAAAAAACCCCTAGTTTTACCGTTAGTCCGACGAAACAAATGTTTTATTGTTTTGGATGTGGGGCGGCGGGAAATAGCCTGAAATTTATCATGGATTTGGAGAAACGTTCCTTTAGTGAGGTCGTTTTAGAGTTAGCAAAACGCTATCAAATTCCGGTAAAAACCTTAGAGCCCGAAAAACGGCAGGAATTACAAAGACAGATTTCTTTACGAGAACAATTATATGAAATTTTAGCGATCGCCACAAGTTTTTATCAACACGCTTTAAGACAGCCGGAAGGATTACAAGCCTTAGATTATTTAAAATTGAAACGTCAGATTAAAGAAGATACAATTCAATATTTTCAGTTAGGATACGCCCCCCAAGGATGGGAAACCCTCTATGATTATCTTGTGGAACAGAAGCATTTTCCGGCGGAATTAGTAGAACAGGCGGGGTTAATTGTGCCTCGAAAAACGGGTAATGGCTATTATGATCGGTTTAGAGATCGGTTAATGATTCCCATTCAGGATAGTCAAGGGCGAGTGATTGGATTTGGAGGTCGGAGTTTAGGGGATGAACTTCCGAAATATCTCAATTCTCCCGAAACAGAATTATTTGATAAAGGTAAAACGTTATTTGCCTTAGATAAAGCCAAAAATGCGATTAGTAAACAGGATTTAGCGATTGTTGTAGAGGGGTATTTTGATGCGATCGCTTTACATAGGGCGGGAATTGAAAATGTTGTAGCATCTTTAGGAACTGCTTTAAGTTTAAATCAAGTTCGGCAGTTAGTTCGCTATACAGAATCTAAACAAATTATTCTGAATTTTGATGCGGATGCTGCGGGAAATAAAGCCGCCGAACGCGCCATCGGAGAAATTGAAGATTTGGCTTATCAAGGATATATTAATTTACGGATTTTAAATATTCCCTCCGGGAAAGATCCTGATGAATTTTTAATCTATAATTCTGCCGAAGATTATCAAAAATTAGTCTTGAATTCTCCCTCATGGATTGAGTGGCAAATTCAACGGCTTTTAATCGGAAAAAGCTTGGAAACCGTTGCCCAGTCGCAACAAGTTTCAAAAGTGATGGTAGAATTATTAAGAAAAATTGACAACGGCATACAAAGAACTCATTATATTCAATACTGTGCTGAACTTCTCAGCCAAGGACAATCTCGATTAGTTCCTTTGTTCGCTAAAAATTTACAAACTCAAGTTAATAAACCTTATTCAGATCATGAAAAACAAAAGGTATCTTCTGATTTACTAACTCTTAATTCTGAACGGAGTTTATTAGAAGAAGCGGAAGTGAAACTGCTGAGAATTTATTTACATTGTCCTGAATACCGTCTGACCATTCAGGATGCCTTAGAAGCGAGAGATTTACAGTTTAGTTTAGCCCATCATCGGTTTCTCTGGCGAGAAATTACTAAAATTGAAGAAATAGCTGAAAAGGATTTAGATTCCGTTGATTTGATTCTGGAATTACAACAAGTTTGTTTACAGGAAAATCAACCTACAAAGCAATTTTATCATTTATTTTATTTGGATGAACATACAGAAATTGATATCCGTCGCGCTCGTTTAGTAATTCGCAGTTCCGTGGCTTCTATTGAAACGGTTATTTGTCAAAAAAGACGAGATATGGCATTAAAATTATGGCAAGAAACAGATGTTGGAAAAGAGCAAAATTTAGCTCAAAAATATTATCAACAAATTGATGCTGAAACGAAATGGATGTGGGAATTAAAACGAATTCGTGATACCCAATTTGATGATTTAATTTCTGTTCCTTTAGGGGGAATAAATTTTAATTAA
- a CDS encoding TPM domain-containing protein: MQQNWLHRLLLSLAVFALVFSTWAFAPVAHAFNNPDLLPKIQTPVIDLAGILTDVQENLLAKDIEEFETQTGWKLRVLTQFDQTPGRAVKDYWGLDDKSVLLVADERGGNILNFSVGRQVYPFLSRTFWVELQTRFGNQYFIRENGEDQSVLQSIDTIQGCLVQGGCRVVPGLPQEQWILTLITSALGGVICGIASIPRKPGQVIAWQWALIFSPLWGILFIAFGIGPVVSRTQEWLPLVRNISGFLIGFLVAFLTPVFNHSSSPEA, encoded by the coding sequence ATGCAACAGAATTGGCTGCACAGATTGCTTCTCTCTCTTGCTGTATTTGCTCTAGTGTTTTCGACTTGGGCATTTGCACCCGTTGCTCATGCGTTTAATAATCCTGATTTACTGCCTAAAATTCAAACCCCCGTCATTGACCTCGCCGGAATTCTGACCGACGTTCAGGAAAACCTATTAGCAAAAGATATAGAAGAGTTTGAAACCCAAACAGGATGGAAACTGAGAGTCTTAACTCAATTTGACCAAACCCCAGGGCGCGCCGTTAAAGACTATTGGGGACTGGATGATAAAAGCGTTTTATTAGTCGCCGATGAACGGGGTGGGAATATTCTCAACTTTAGCGTCGGTCGTCAGGTTTACCCGTTTCTGTCTCGGACATTTTGGGTAGAATTACAAACCCGCTTCGGAAATCAATATTTTATTCGAGAAAATGGAGAAGACCAATCGGTACTCCAATCCATTGATACGATTCAAGGCTGTTTAGTTCAAGGTGGCTGTCGAGTTGTTCCCGGACTTCCTCAAGAACAGTGGATTTTAACCTTAATTACCTCGGCTCTCGGTGGAGTGATTTGTGGTATCGCCAGTATTCCCCGCAAACCCGGACAAGTGATTGCATGGCAATGGGCGTTAATTTTCTCTCCTTTGTGGGGGATTTTATTCATTGCCTTTGGAATTGGCCCTGTTGTTTCTCGTACCCAGGAATGGCTTCCCCTTGTTCGCAATATTTCTGGCTTCCTGATTGGTTTCTTAGTGGCTTTTCTGACTCCGGTGTTCAATCACTCCTCCTCCCCAGAAGCTTAA
- a CDS encoding precorrin-8X methylmutase, protein MEWHITDAQSLGIIDDEIGDHVFSPAEYEIVRRVIYSTADFEYKSLVRFSDQALQGGAAALAARTTIVVDVPMVQVGITPRILSTFANPVYCSMEAVTRPQREKTRSAWGIETLAKRYPEAIFVIGQEQTALSAIVDLIEADEIKPALVIATPSGFVGADVAKSRLNDSMVPHVRIDGRKGSAVVAVALVDALVDLAWQAYGREGNGS, encoded by the coding sequence ATGGAATGGCATATTACCGATGCCCAGAGTTTAGGAATTATTGATGACGAAATTGGCGATCATGTATTTTCGCCAGCCGAATACGAAATTGTTCGTCGAGTGATTTATTCGACGGCGGATTTTGAATATAAAAGTTTAGTTCGTTTTTCTGACCAAGCGTTACAAGGGGGGGCGGCGGCTTTAGCGGCTCGGACAACGATTGTTGTTGATGTGCCCATGGTACAGGTGGGGATTACTCCCCGCATTCTTTCAACCTTTGCTAATCCTGTTTATTGTTCGATGGAGGCGGTAACACGACCCCAACGGGAAAAAACCCGCTCGGCTTGGGGGATTGAAACCTTAGCAAAGCGCTATCCTGAAGCGATTTTTGTTATTGGTCAAGAACAAACAGCCCTTTCTGCCATTGTCGATTTAATTGAAGCGGATGAGATTAAACCCGCTTTAGTAATTGCGACTCCTTCAGGTTTTGTCGGGGCTGATGTCGCCAAGTCCCGTTTAAATGATTCGATGGTTCCCCATGTCCGCATTGACGGACGCAAGGGTAGTGCAGTTGTGGCGGTGGCGTTAGTTGATGCCTTAGTTGATCTGGCTTGGCAAGCCTATGGTCGAGAAGGTAATGGTAGTTAG
- the rsmD gene encoding 16S rRNA (guanine(966)-N(2))-methyltransferase RsmD: MSLRISGNRLIKTLPGEETRPTLARVREAVFNIWQGQIEGCRWLDLCTGSGSMGAEALCRGASVVIGIEQHRKACQVIQENWQKIADSSQQFQVIRGDILEKLKTLSGQQFDCIYFDPPYDSNLYQPTLDAIAQYQLLSADGEIAVEHHPHRWQIQPIMGLEICREKIYGNCALTFYCLK; this comes from the coding sequence TTGAGTTTAAGAATCTCAGGAAATCGCTTAATTAAAACTTTACCAGGGGAAGAAACACGCCCCACATTAGCCAGGGTCAGAGAAGCAGTTTTTAATATTTGGCAGGGTCAAATAGAAGGCTGTCGCTGGTTAGATTTATGTACCGGAAGCGGTTCAATGGGAGCCGAAGCATTATGTCGAGGAGCATCGGTTGTAATTGGGATAGAACAACATAGAAAAGCTTGTCAAGTGATTCAAGAAAATTGGCAAAAAATTGCCGATTCTTCCCAACAGTTTCAAGTCATACGAGGGGATATTTTAGAAAAGTTAAAAACCTTATCGGGGCAACAATTTGATTGTATTTATTTCGATCCGCCTTATGATAGTAATCTTTATCAACCCACCTTAGACGCGATCGCCCAATATCAACTTCTGTCTGCGGATGGAGAAATTGCGGTTGAGCATCATCCCCATCGTTGGCAAATTCAACCCATTATGGGGTTAGAAATTTGTCGGGAAAAAATCTATGGAAATTGTGCTTTAACGTTTTATTGTTTAAAATAA
- a CDS encoding 3'(2'),5'-bisphosphate nucleotidase, whose product MSYEQEKQIAIAATLAAGKLCEKVRRNIPPAMEKSDKSPVTVADYGSQAIICKAIAEVFPHDPVVGEEDATELQTPEMAENLAKITQYVQEIIPDATSEQVTDWINKGNGKVGNRFWTLDPIDGTKGFLRQDQYAIALALIEDGEVKVGVMGCPAYPVENHEPGALFVAVRGQGATMIILATGEEIPIQVVQANDVENLRFVGSVEASHGDIDRQDAVAKAVGIIAPAIKMDSQAKYGAVASGKAALYLRLPSPKTPNYRENIWDHAAGAIVVEEAGGRVSDMFGKPLDFASNPKMLDNRGILVSNGIIHDTVLSVLNQ is encoded by the coding sequence ATGTCTTACGAACAAGAAAAGCAAATTGCAATTGCAGCTACATTAGCGGCTGGGAAACTATGTGAAAAAGTGCGTCGGAATATCCCACCAGCAATGGAGAAAAGTGATAAAAGTCCGGTGACGGTTGCCGATTATGGTTCTCAAGCAATTATTTGTAAAGCCATCGCAGAAGTATTTCCTCATGATCCCGTTGTCGGGGAAGAAGATGCAACGGAATTGCAAACTCCAGAAATGGCAGAAAATTTAGCAAAAATTACCCAATATGTACAGGAAATTATTCCTGATGCCACCTCAGAACAGGTTACAGATTGGATTAATAAAGGGAATGGAAAAGTTGGAAACCGCTTTTGGACATTAGATCCCATTGATGGAACAAAAGGATTTTTAAGACAAGATCAATATGCCATTGCTTTAGCTTTAATTGAAGACGGGGAAGTCAAAGTTGGGGTGATGGGATGTCCGGCTTATCCGGTGGAAAATCATGAACCGGGAGCTTTATTTGTTGCGGTGCGAGGACAAGGCGCAACGATGATAATTTTGGCAACGGGTGAAGAAATTCCGATTCAAGTTGTGCAGGCAAATGATGTAGAAAATCTTCGGTTTGTGGGCAGTGTTGAAGCCAGTCATGGAGATATTGATCGTCAGGATGCTGTAGCAAAAGCAGTAGGAATTATTGCCCCAGCAATTAAAATGGATTCTCAAGCAAAATATGGGGCGGTTGCTTCTGGAAAAGCGGCGTTATATTTGCGACTTCCTTCTCCTAAAACTCCTAATTATCGAGAAAATATTTGGGATCACGCGGCGGGGGCAATTGTTGTTGAAGAAGCGGGAGGAAGAGTCAGTGATATGTTTGGTAAACCTTTAGATTTTGCCTCTAATCCTAAAATGTTAGATAATCGGGGGATTTTAGTTAGTAATGGCATTATTCATGATACGGTTTTATCGGTATTGAATCAATAA
- a CDS encoding DUF6629 family protein, whose amino-acid sequence MLYNLNLLYDLKFISFYDVCKYLYLLVISVPFLISSQRLLVIFGIVVILSFILADSFYQTTFISVWCFFAAALSSSLWIIFFDWKTHSPELKN is encoded by the coding sequence GTGCTATATAACCTTAATTTGCTATATGATCTTAAATTTATTTCTTTCTATGATGTTTGTAAATATTTATATTTGCTAGTAATTAGTGTTCCTTTTTTGATATCAAGCCAAAGGTTATTAGTAATATTTGGCATTGTGGTCATTCTTTCTTTTATTTTGGCGGATAGCTTTTATCAAACTACTTTTATTTCAGTGTGGTGCTTCTTTGCCGCCGCTCTTAGTAGTAGTTTATGGATCATCTTTTTTGACTGGAAAACACATAGCCCAGAACTTAAAAATTAA
- a CDS encoding DUF6629 family protein, producing MCFSATASFTASLSLSVLGIATLTQTTSKNQLLLASFPLLFATQQFLEGMVWLNLDHQSSLLYFIGAYGFLGFATGIWLILCPVSVYLLENNPLRKKVILTLAIIGLSLAIYLLSCVIREGVLATNYSGNLXQIGCNHLKLI from the coding sequence ATGTGCTTTTCAGCAACGGCAAGTTTTACCGCCAGTCTCTCCTTATCAGTATTAGGAATTGCGACACTAACACAAACGACCTCGAAAAATCAGCTTTTATTAGCTTCTTTTCCGTTATTATTTGCAACTCAGCAATTTTTGGAGGGAATGGTCTGGTTAAATTTGGATCATCAATCATCTCTTCTCTATTTTATAGGAGCTTATGGTTTTTTAGGCTTTGCTACAGGAATTTGGTTAATTTTATGCCCGGTTTCTGTGTATTTATTAGAAAACAATCCGCTTCGCAAAAAAGTAATTTTAACCTTGGCTATCATTGGATTAAGTTTAGCAATTTATCTTCTGAGTTGCGTGATTAGAGAAGGGGTTTTAGCTACTAATTATTCAGGAAATTTGTTNCAAATAGGTTGTAATCATTTAAAACTGATATGA